A genomic segment from Pseudoduganella chitinolytica encodes:
- a CDS encoding heparinase II/III domain-containing protein: MRTQVQNPPTFAWPRHSTNPASYVLEIRSGTTVVKTFTAFRNWYLPALALQNGTYTWRVRPSTLTDWSSDRTFVIGTESLKFEVPEDDVLVQRIQARARPRGLQAGLPLYKDWPAEMRAERGTYMTRMINGTLNAVTTLADVSDAQWPLVTGKLQTAENAAQNASIRNAISAITRQMEQAGLLYRLTGETRYLTEAIRRGDNLASLSPTGPTSYENQDQATRAISLSLMKTVDMLAGALDSTRRARWVENVRVRGNAIYGALALSKGDMDQYPLDSHSGTNIGFLALTATLAIGEFAEAKTWFNFSYRAYVSSLSPWSGPEGGFANGTAYGEYTIDLSLVIWQPLAQATGVNLLDKPWTKGFLNFFMQMMPPGSKNHLFGDAHETAPDMRYMKALALRFKTPEAAWYARNLPGIEDPLSYLQGPYPMPANTVATPTPPANAVLFPSIGWAAFHSNMADANRTSVYFKSSPYGSFNHSHGDQNSFVLKKGGIPLITESGYYDWYDSPNWNNWYRQTKAHNAVTYDGGIGQYITGWREPRKYNGSITSYGDYGNTYFVAGNAAPAFGGALTQNTRRVWYMRNTDTVVVHDTLAANVPRTYEWNFHTLAPIVANTNGTTQVTYQGKTVCLRSLTSGTRFEKRSGGLVKAGTMEEHGTYVRTTAATKAEFVVLLDVGCKNTPYSITETASGRTLTVGRDVLALPR, encoded by the coding sequence ATGCGCACCCAAGTACAGAATCCGCCGACGTTCGCGTGGCCGCGCCACTCGACGAACCCGGCTTCGTACGTGCTCGAGATCCGTTCCGGCACGACGGTGGTCAAGACGTTCACGGCCTTCCGCAACTGGTATCTGCCCGCCCTGGCACTGCAGAACGGCACGTACACCTGGCGCGTGCGCCCGTCCACGCTGACTGACTGGTCGTCCGATCGAACGTTCGTCATCGGGACGGAATCGCTCAAGTTCGAAGTGCCGGAAGACGACGTGCTGGTGCAGCGCATCCAGGCCCGGGCGCGCCCGCGCGGCCTGCAGGCCGGCCTGCCGCTGTACAAGGACTGGCCTGCCGAGATGCGAGCCGAACGCGGCACCTACATGACGCGCATGATCAACGGCACGCTCAACGCCGTCACGACCCTGGCCGACGTCAGCGATGCCCAGTGGCCGCTGGTCACGGGCAAGCTGCAGACCGCCGAGAATGCCGCACAGAACGCGTCGATCCGCAACGCCATCTCCGCGATCACCCGCCAGATGGAACAGGCAGGCCTGCTGTACCGCCTGACCGGCGAGACACGCTATCTTACCGAAGCGATCCGCCGCGGCGACAACCTGGCCTCGTTGAGCCCTACCGGCCCGACGAGCTACGAAAACCAGGACCAGGCAACGCGGGCGATTTCGCTCAGCCTGATGAAGACGGTCGACATGCTGGCCGGCGCGCTCGATTCGACGCGCCGCGCCCGCTGGGTGGAGAACGTGCGCGTGCGCGGCAATGCCATCTACGGGGCGCTCGCGCTGAGCAAAGGCGACATGGACCAGTATCCGCTCGACTCGCACAGCGGCACGAACATCGGTTTCCTGGCCCTGACGGCCACGTTGGCGATCGGCGAGTTCGCCGAGGCGAAGACGTGGTTCAATTTCTCCTACCGCGCGTATGTGAGCTCGCTCAGCCCATGGAGCGGCCCGGAGGGCGGCTTCGCCAACGGCACGGCCTATGGTGAATACACGATCGACCTGTCGCTGGTGATCTGGCAACCGCTGGCCCAGGCAACGGGTGTCAACCTGCTGGACAAGCCGTGGACGAAAGGTTTCCTGAACTTCTTCATGCAGATGATGCCTCCAGGCTCCAAGAACCACCTGTTCGGCGACGCCCATGAGACGGCCCCTGACATGCGCTACATGAAAGCCCTGGCCCTGCGGTTCAAGACGCCGGAAGCGGCATGGTACGCCCGCAACCTGCCGGGTATCGAGGACCCGCTGAGCTATCTGCAAGGTCCGTATCCGATGCCGGCAAATACGGTGGCGACGCCAACGCCGCCGGCCAACGCCGTGCTGTTCCCGTCGATCGGCTGGGCTGCCTTCCACAGCAATATGGCGGATGCTAACCGGACGTCGGTATATTTCAAGTCCAGCCCGTACGGCTCGTTCAACCACAGCCACGGCGACCAGAACAGTTTCGTGCTGAAGAAGGGCGGCATCCCGCTGATCACCGAGTCCGGCTATTACGACTGGTACGATTCGCCCAACTGGAACAACTGGTACCGCCAGACGAAGGCCCACAACGCGGTCACCTATGACGGTGGTATTGGCCAGTACATCACCGGCTGGCGCGAGCCCCGCAAGTACAACGGCAGCATCACCAGCTACGGCGACTATGGCAACACGTATTTCGTCGCGGGCAATGCCGCGCCGGCCTTTGGCGGGGCGCTGACGCAGAACACGCGGCGCGTCTGGTACATGCGCAACACGGATACCGTCGTCGTGCACGACACGCTGGCGGCCAACGTGCCACGCACGTATGAGTGGAACTTCCACACGCTGGCACCGATCGTCGCCAACACCAACGGCACGACGCAGGTCACGTACCAGGGCAAGACGGTGTGCCTGCGTTCGCTGACCAGCGGCACCCGTTTCGAAAAGCGCAGCGGTGGCCTGGTCAAGGCCGGGACGATGGAGGAACACGGTACGTATGTCCGGACGACGGCAGCTACCAAGGCCGAGTTCGTGGTTCTGCTGGACGTCGGATGCAAGAACACGCCGTACAGCATCACGGAAACCGCCAGCGGCCGTACCCTGACCGTCGGTCGCGACGTCCTGGCCCTGCCACGCTGA
- a CDS encoding glycosyltransferase family 2 protein: MLCSVVVPVYNKAAYLELAITSVLKQTHQDWELILVDDGSTDNSVEVIRRFTDPRIRLVQQPNGGVSRARNRGIDAAKGELVCFLDADDWYGPHYLAAHAEMATRHPDQQYFATCFRWVRDYVAAEWNVAPPQPLPVELVTNFFERRSHDGKMWHTNSIAIRRSVLQAMQPCFPVGESLGEDQDLWFRVGERYPLVYCPLPLVAYRMDVAGSLVITQARRKLTPVYERLEQRALAGHIRGSEGRAALRLVAHARVGIARQHMEAGERGRALAELWRGRRAWSRHWIAAVMMTVAFSPAMARRWNAWRKSRTPELITVNKSTST; encoded by the coding sequence ATGCTGTGTTCTGTGGTGGTCCCGGTTTATAACAAGGCCGCATATCTCGAACTTGCGATTACTTCGGTATTAAAGCAGACCCATCAGGATTGGGAACTTATCCTGGTCGATGACGGTTCCACCGACAACAGTGTCGAGGTGATCCGGCGCTTCACCGATCCACGCATTCGGCTGGTGCAGCAACCGAATGGCGGTGTTTCCCGGGCGCGCAATCGCGGCATTGATGCCGCCAAAGGCGAGCTCGTCTGTTTTCTCGATGCCGATGACTGGTACGGCCCGCATTATCTGGCCGCCCATGCGGAAATGGCGACGCGCCATCCCGACCAGCAGTATTTCGCCACCTGTTTCCGCTGGGTGCGCGATTATGTGGCGGCGGAGTGGAATGTTGCGCCACCGCAGCCCTTGCCGGTCGAGCTGGTGACGAATTTCTTCGAGCGCCGCAGCCACGACGGCAAGATGTGGCACACCAACTCCATCGCCATCCGGCGCTCCGTGCTGCAGGCCATGCAGCCCTGCTTCCCGGTCGGCGAATCGCTCGGCGAAGACCAGGATCTGTGGTTCCGCGTGGGTGAGCGGTATCCGTTGGTGTACTGCCCGTTACCGCTGGTTGCCTACCGCATGGACGTGGCAGGCAGCCTGGTGATCACGCAGGCTCGGCGCAAGCTGACCCCTGTGTACGAGCGGCTGGAACAGCGTGCGCTGGCCGGGCACATCCGTGGCAGCGAGGGCCGGGCCGCATTGCGCCTGGTGGCCCACGCCCGCGTCGGCATCGCGCGCCAGCATATGGAAGCCGGCGAGCGGGGCAGGGCACTGGCGGAACTGTGGCGGGGACGGCGGGCCTGGTCGCGCCATTGGATTGCGGCCGTGATGATGACGGTTGCGTTCTCGCCCGCCATGGCACGGCGGTGGAATGCGTGGCGCAAATCGCGCACACCGGAACTGATCACCGTCAATAAGAGCACGTCAACCTGA
- a CDS encoding DUF1800 family protein — MSLSCAAILALTACGAGDSADQTAPTVTHAGATVAGGEAGPASNTVSPKRAGGVSAADATVDGDDSATSAVTPAQASAFLSQATFGPTAYEIDRVVKMGRRAWMKEQFGVKGFQHRAYMDHAASKLISGYSLTESHFFQSFWRNALVGSDHLRERVAFALSQIFVVSFQDGAVAQYPRGVACYYDMLSENAFGNFRELLEGVARSPVMGIYLSHMQNRPETDSTTPDENFAREIMQLMTIGLHQLNQDGSKKLSGGQPIPTYTHNDVVGLAKVFTGWSWGGGKPDEKGFTGILTSSSPNRDCLPMQNYAEFHSTSEKRFLGKTVPAGGSGEDDLKIALDTLFNHPNVGPFIARQLIQRLVTSNPSPGYIARVAAAFANNGSGERGDMQAVLTAILLDAEAQPGVNAGAGKLREPILRVAHWLRAFNARSTSGTYPIWSLEDPLTGVAQNPMRSPSVFNFYRPNYTPPRTSIADAGLTAPEMQLTGETSVIGYLNFMQMAVPRGIGQNYDVKPGYGAELSLALQPEALVDRVDLLLLNGSMSRALRTQIVQAIESLRVPASQGAALEQVKANRVYLAVYLTLASPEYLVQK, encoded by the coding sequence TTGTCACTGAGCTGCGCCGCAATCCTGGCCCTGACGGCCTGTGGCGCGGGCGACAGTGCCGACCAGACCGCCCCGACCGTCACGCATGCCGGCGCCACTGTCGCTGGCGGCGAAGCGGGACCGGCGAGCAATACCGTATCGCCCAAGCGCGCCGGCGGCGTCAGCGCAGCCGACGCCACGGTCGACGGCGACGACAGCGCCACGTCGGCCGTGACGCCCGCCCAGGCGTCGGCGTTCCTGAGCCAGGCAACCTTTGGCCCTACCGCGTATGAGATCGACCGCGTGGTCAAGATGGGGCGGCGCGCATGGATGAAGGAACAGTTCGGTGTCAAAGGCTTCCAGCACCGTGCCTACATGGACCACGCCGCGAGCAAGCTGATCAGCGGCTATTCGCTCACCGAGAGCCATTTCTTCCAGAGCTTCTGGCGCAATGCGCTGGTCGGCAGCGACCACTTGCGCGAACGCGTCGCCTTTGCGTTGTCGCAAATTTTCGTTGTCTCGTTCCAGGACGGCGCCGTGGCCCAGTATCCCCGCGGCGTGGCGTGCTATTACGACATGCTGAGCGAGAACGCATTTGGCAACTTCCGCGAGCTGCTGGAAGGGGTGGCGCGCAGCCCGGTCATGGGGATCTACCTGTCCCATATGCAGAACCGGCCGGAAACGGACTCCACGACGCCCGACGAGAATTTCGCGCGGGAGATCATGCAGCTGATGACGATCGGCTTGCATCAACTGAACCAGGACGGTTCGAAAAAGCTGAGCGGCGGGCAACCGATTCCCACCTACACCCATAATGACGTGGTCGGCCTGGCCAAGGTGTTTACCGGCTGGAGCTGGGGTGGCGGCAAGCCCGACGAGAAGGGCTTTACGGGCATTCTTACGTCGTCCAGCCCCAACCGCGACTGCCTGCCGATGCAAAACTACGCGGAATTCCACTCGACGTCGGAGAAGCGCTTCCTCGGCAAGACCGTCCCGGCCGGCGGTTCGGGCGAGGACGACCTGAAGATTGCCCTCGACACGTTGTTCAATCACCCGAACGTGGGGCCGTTCATCGCACGCCAGCTGATCCAGCGTCTCGTGACGAGCAACCCGAGCCCGGGCTATATCGCACGCGTGGCTGCGGCCTTCGCCAACAACGGCAGCGGCGAACGGGGCGACATGCAGGCCGTCCTGACGGCAATCCTGCTGGACGCCGAAGCCCAGCCGGGCGTCAATGCCGGCGCCGGCAAGCTGCGCGAGCCGATCTTGCGTGTCGCGCATTGGCTGCGCGCGTTCAATGCCCGCTCCACGTCGGGCACCTATCCGATCTGGTCGCTGGAAGACCCGCTGACGGGCGTCGCGCAAAATCCGATGCGCTCGCCATCCGTGTTCAACTTCTACCGGCCGAACTACACGCCGCCCCGTACCAGTATTGCCGACGCCGGCCTGACGGCACCGGAAATGCAGCTGACGGGTGAGACCTCCGTGATCGGCTACCTGAATTTCATGCAGATGGCAGTGCCGCGCGGCATCGGCCAGAACTATGACGTCAAGCCGGGCTACGGCGCGGAGCTGTCGCTGGCGCTGCAACCCGAGGCACTCGTCGACCGCGTGGACCTGCTCTTGCTGAACGGCAGCATGTCGCGCGCCTTGCGCACCCAGATCGTGCAGGCGATCGAGTCGCTGCGCGTGCCCGCCAGCCAGGGCGCCGCGCTCGAGCAGGTCAAGGCCAACCGTGTTTACCTGGCGGTCTACCTGACGCTGGCATCCCCAGAATATCTTGTGCAGAAATAA
- a CDS encoding DUF1501 domain-containing protein — translation MELNSSRRRFLGSALSLAGGSAMPLLAGLGASANANAASDYKALVCVFMNGGNDAYNTVLATDPDSWSQYQRYRSTSNTASISLPAATSNGGVQRIYPTTIQNGRNFGLHPALGPLRLMFDVGRAAVVANVGTLVQPTSIAEYRNGTALLPRELFSHNDQQSVWQSSQPEGASYGWGGRIGDLVAAGNSKNTFTCISTAENAVFVSGRTMTQYQLSPAGVPSVLSMNGTLFGAHNHPLAAVIAPSSRNLIENEYSAVTRRALETQSVLAAAMAADGAGGIPAPSLYISPITGARSVNPLAVQLQTVARVIAGRRTLGVKRQVFYVSLSGFDTHANQKTRHSELMGKLAHALAYFDQITGNLMGVNMREQVTAFTASDFGRTLVSNGDGTDHGWGGHHFVVGGAVRGHDVYGYFPQIGLQHGQDVGNGALLPNISVDQYGATLARWFGVPPGHLDDVFPNLKNFSTRNLGFMG, via the coding sequence ATGGAACTGAATTCTTCCCGTCGCCGCTTCCTCGGCTCCGCCCTTTCGCTGGCAGGCGGCAGCGCCATGCCCCTGCTGGCCGGCCTCGGCGCTTCCGCCAACGCGAATGCCGCCAGCGACTACAAGGCGCTGGTCTGTGTGTTCATGAATGGCGGCAATGACGCCTACAACACGGTCCTGGCCACCGATCCCGACTCCTGGAGCCAGTACCAGCGCTATCGCTCGACGTCGAACACCGCGTCGATCTCGCTGCCGGCCGCGACCAGCAACGGCGGGGTGCAGCGCATCTACCCCACCACGATCCAGAATGGCCGCAACTTCGGCCTGCATCCGGCGCTGGGTCCACTGCGCCTGATGTTCGACGTCGGCCGTGCCGCGGTGGTGGCGAACGTGGGCACGCTCGTGCAGCCCACCTCGATCGCCGAATACCGCAATGGCACCGCGCTGCTGCCGCGCGAGCTGTTCTCCCATAACGACCAGCAGTCCGTCTGGCAGTCGTCGCAGCCGGAAGGTGCGTCGTACGGATGGGGTGGGCGCATCGGCGACCTGGTCGCTGCGGGCAACAGCAAAAACACGTTCACGTGTATTTCCACGGCGGAGAACGCGGTATTTGTCAGCGGCAGGACGATGACGCAATACCAGCTCAGCCCCGCCGGCGTACCCAGCGTGCTGTCGATGAACGGCACGCTGTTCGGCGCCCACAACCATCCGCTCGCGGCCGTCATCGCGCCGAGCAGTCGTAACCTGATCGAGAACGAGTACAGCGCCGTCACCCGGCGGGCCCTGGAAACGCAGAGCGTGCTGGCGGCGGCGATGGCCGCCGACGGTGCCGGCGGCATCCCCGCGCCCTCCCTGTATATCAGTCCCATCACCGGTGCGCGCAGCGTCAATCCGCTGGCCGTGCAGTTGCAGACGGTAGCCAGGGTCATCGCGGGCCGCCGCACCCTGGGCGTCAAGCGCCAGGTGTTCTACGTCAGCCTGAGCGGCTTCGATACGCATGCGAACCAGAAGACCCGTCACAGCGAACTGATGGGCAAGCTGGCCCATGCGCTGGCGTATTTCGACCAGATCACGGGCAACCTGATGGGTGTCAACATGCGCGAACAGGTCACCGCTTTCACCGCCTCCGACTTCGGCCGCACCCTGGTCTCGAACGGCGACGGTACCGATCACGGCTGGGGCGGGCACCATTTCGTGGTCGGCGGCGCCGTGCGCGGACACGATGTCTATGGTTACTTCCCGCAGATCGGCCTGCAGCACGGCCAGGACGTCGGGAATGGGGCACTGCTGCCAAACATTTCTGTGGATCAATATGGCGCCACGCTGGCGCGCTGGTTCGGCGTGCCGCCCGGACACCTCGACGACGTATTCCCCAACCTGAAGAACTTCAGCACCCGCAATCTCGGCTTCATGGGGTGA
- a CDS encoding glycosyltransferase, whose translation MIHILQTPSGGYRDITQYLVARGAKVTVLGGEDQAAVRFHGKSAILRAMLSPHLLKARGLWTRHDTVLAIGWQALSLQMLIKLGVLPRPAKFLVLACFVHNARLRKIINRLWRLVRGPGLGFVTFSQGESRNLIEQCGIAPENVHFHLWRQDLDGRAQDDARTDDGSIFAGGYSNRDYELLQVAAADLPAPLVIVASMRNGLAQPASERTKLYLDLSEPEFEALLARCRVVAMPLRSQGEACGQSVLLRVLRNGKPMIATRHESIEAYLGRDYPGFVPPGDVEAMRAALSRALTDAAWRAQLSTSIEAAARQLDKQGEPGADIERFLLA comes from the coding sequence ATGATTCATATCCTGCAAACGCCATCGGGGGGGTATCGCGACATCACCCAGTACCTGGTGGCGCGCGGCGCAAAGGTGACGGTGCTGGGTGGGGAAGACCAGGCGGCGGTACGGTTTCATGGCAAGAGCGCGATCCTGCGCGCCATGCTGTCGCCGCACCTGCTCAAGGCGCGCGGCCTGTGGACGCGGCACGATACCGTGCTGGCGATCGGCTGGCAGGCGCTGTCGCTGCAGATGCTGATCAAGCTTGGCGTACTGCCGCGCCCGGCGAAATTCCTGGTGCTTGCCTGTTTCGTGCACAATGCGCGGCTGCGCAAGATCATCAACCGGTTGTGGCGCCTGGTGCGCGGTCCCGGCCTGGGCTTCGTCACGTTCTCCCAAGGCGAGAGCCGCAACCTGATCGAACAGTGCGGTATCGCGCCGGAAAACGTCCATTTCCACCTGTGGCGCCAGGATCTCGACGGCCGCGCGCAGGACGACGCGCGCACGGACGACGGCTCCATCTTCGCCGGCGGCTACTCCAATCGCGACTATGAACTGCTGCAGGTGGCGGCCGCCGACCTGCCGGCCCCGCTGGTCATCGTCGCCTCGATGCGCAATGGCCTGGCGCAGCCGGCCAGCGAGCGGACCAAGCTTTACCTCGACCTGTCCGAGCCCGAATTCGAGGCGCTGCTGGCGCGCTGCCGCGTGGTGGCGATGCCGCTGCGCAGCCAGGGCGAAGCCTGCGGCCAGAGCGTGCTGCTGCGCGTGCTGCGGAACGGCAAGCCCATGATCGCGACCCGCCACGAATCGATCGAGGCCTACCTGGGCCGCGACTACCCCGGTTTCGTGCCGCCTGGCGACGTCGAGGCGATGCGCGCCGCGCTGTCGCGTGCATTGACGGACGCCGCGTGGCGGGCGCAACTGTCCACCAGTATCGAGGCGGCCGCGCGCCAACTCGACAAGCAGGGGGAACCCGGTGCCGACATCGAGCGTTTCCTGTTGGCCTGA